A region of the Syntrophales bacterium genome:
GACTTCCAAGTAACTTAAATTCGCAAATGTGTTGCAAGTAGTTAACATTTCTCAATATCTGCCAGAAATAACGCATTTGTTAAAAACATAAGTTACTTCCAATTATAATGCCGCAAAATGGCATAGTAAGCTTTTTACGAATGCATCACTATTGATGTATTCGTAACCAATGTCATTCCCGCTTCCGCGGGAATGACGGCCATCTTTGCAACATTACATAGATGACAGGACACTATTCTATCTGATGGGTTTTTATCTTTCTTAGGAGGGTTTTGTAATCGATGCCCAGTTTACGGGCTGCCTTGCTTTTGTTTCCTTCTGACTCCTTTAATGTTTCATTTATCATATTTTTTTCAATCTGATCGGTGTAGTGTTTGAGCGTTTCCTTCAATAAGCCTTTTTCGATGAAAACCTGGGTGTGTGGATCGGGGTCCTTTTCCGACAGGTTTTGCGTAATATCGATATCAAACATCAAATGCTCCGGTTTTACGGAAGCATTTTCCTCGCAGAGAAGGGTTGCCTGGCGGACTATATTCCTCAATTCACGGACGTTCCCCGGCCAGTGATAGGTAATTAAATCCTTATAGGCCTCTTTAGAAAACCCTTGACAGTTTTTCTTGAGTTCTATAATGGCTTCATCTATAAATTTTTTCGCCAAGTAAGGGATATCATCTTTTCTTTCCCTGAGGGGAGGTACTTTGATGGAAAATTCATTTAACCGGTAGTATAGATCGGAGCGGAATCTGCCTTTTCCTATATCCTCTTCCAGGGATGTGTTGGTTGCTGCGACAATTCGAACATTAACAGGAATGGGTTTTTTTGCACCCAATCTCTGTACATGCCGTTCCTGCATGGCGCGAAGAAGCTTTTGCTGGGCAGGATAAGAAAGATTTCCCACCTCATCTAAAAATATTGTACCTCCTTCAGCCAGCTCGAACTGTCCCGGCTTGTCTACATGAGCGCCCGTAAACGCCCCCTTCATATAGCCAAACAGTTCGCTTTCTATAAGGGTTTCAGGAATTGCGCCGCAGTCTACAGCGACAAAAGGCCCTTCCTTTACCTTGCTGAAATCGTGAATGGCCCGGGCCACGAGTTCCTTGCCTGTACCACTTTCTCCTTCTATCAAAACAGTATACGGGGAGGGAGCCACCTTTTCTACCAGATCGACCATTTTGTTGACCTGAGTGCTATTTCCCATCAGTTCATGAAGGAATACTCGCTTTTTCAGGACTTTTTTTAAATGTTCGACTTCTTTTGCAAGCTCTTCTTTCTCCAGTGCCCGTTTGATTGTAAAGATGAGATCATTGTTATCGATTGGTTTTGTGATATAGTCATATACACCCATTTTCATAGCCTCAACAGCGGACTTTACATCTGCATAGGCTGTGATCATGATGATGGGGATTTCCGGAAGACTTTTTTTAATTTTGGACGCAACCTGCAACCCTGTTTCTCCAGGCATTCGATGATCTAATAAGATAAGGTTTGGGGCGGTTTTTTTTAAGATTTTCAGGGTTTCTCTTCCATTTTTCGCTTCGAGCACGCCATATCCGCATTCCGTCAGGATATTGTTTATTACCCACCGGAAATCCTGATCGTCATCGACCACAAGGATGTTTATCCCGGATGGAGTGTGGGCTCTTTTGGTCATTCCCTCTCCTTTTTTACTCTAACCTATAGGCAGCCTTACGGACATTTTCGTTCCCCGCCTTCCTTCGCTTCCGGCGGTGATGCTCCCCCTGTGTTGTTTTACTATGGTGTAGGAAATGCTCAGCCCCAAGCCAGTGCCGCCATCTTTGGTGGTAAAGAAAGGTTCAAATATTTTCTGGCGGTATTCTTCCGGAATACCGGGACCGTCATCAATAACGTTCACCTCTATTAGGTCTCTTGATTCAAGCACCCGTGTCCGGACCGTGATTGTACCATTGGCCGAGATGGCCTGGATCGCATTCATGAACAAATTGAGGAAGACCTGTCCAAGTTTTTCCTCATCGCCTGTTATTTCAGGAAGTCTTTCCCCCAAGTGGGTGTTAACAGTAACGTGGAAGGAATGTGCTTCGAGGTTGGCCATATGCAACATCCTGGTTACTAATTCATTGATGTTCACGGGTTTGCTGACCATTTCAGAAGGTTTGGCAAATTCCAGCAGCTCCTTTATAAGGTCACTTGCCCTCTGGCTGTTCCGGTAAATCATCTGAAAATTCTCTTTAACCTTGTGCGGAAGTTCCGTAGTATCCAGGCA
Encoded here:
- a CDS encoding sigma-54 dependent transcriptional regulator, coding for MTKRAHTPSGINILVVDDDQDFRWVINNILTECGYGVLEAKNGRETLKILKKTAPNLILLDHRMPGETGLQVASKIKKSLPEIPIIMITAYADVKSAVEAMKMGVYDYITKPIDNNDLIFTIKRALEKEELAKEVEHLKKVLKKRVFLHELMGNSTQVNKMVDLVEKVAPSPYTVLIEGESGTGKELVARAIHDFSKVKEGPFVAVDCGAIPETLIESELFGYMKGAFTGAHVDKPGQFELAEGGTIFLDEVGNLSYPAQQKLLRAMQERHVQRLGAKKPIPVNVRIVAATNTSLEEDIGKGRFRSDLYYRLNEFSIKVPPLRERKDDIPYLAKKFIDEAIIELKKNCQGFSKEAYKDLITYHWPGNVRELRNIVRQATLLCEENASVKPEHLMFDIDITQNLSEKDPDPHTQVFIEKGLLKETLKHYTDQIEKNMINETLKESEGNKSKAARKLGIDYKTLLRKIKTHQIE